Within the Defluviimonas aquaemixtae genome, the region ATGTCAGGCTGCCTGTAAAGAGCGCAGAGCCTGTCAAGCGCGCGTGACATTGCGTCAGCGGTGACCGGATGGAACTGAATGCCCGTCGCAACGCCTGCCCTCAGCCCTGCCGGGGAGGCGGGGATGACGGTATCGGCCAGCCCGCCGGTATACGCGACGACCGGGATCGTGCCGTAGCGCAGCCCATAGAGCTGGGTCAGGCCACAGGGTTCAAATCGCGAGGGGACGAGGATCGCATCGCCGCCCTCTATGAGCAGCCGCGCCAAGGTTTCATCATAGCCGATCCGTACCGCGACACCGGGAAATTTTCGGGCGGCCTGCTCGAACGCCCGCTCGAGAGTGCGGTCGCCGCTACCCAGGAGCGCCAGTTGCCCGCCCTCGTCCAGCAACCGCGGCAGCGCATCGATCAGCAAGTCGAGGCCCTTCTGTTCGGTCAGCCGCGAGACGACGACGCAGAGCGGGCCTTTCGCCTCTCCCAGGCCCATCGTCTTCCTAAGCTTCCTCTTGAACCGTACTTTCCCGGCGGGGCTCTTGTACGGCGGGGCCCAGCTTTCGGTGTCAACGCCGTTCAGAATTCCCAACAGGTCGTCGCGCCGCAAGCGCAACACGCCGTCGAGGCCCATTCCGAACTCTGCCGTCATGAGCTCACCCGCATAGGTCGGGCTGACGGTCGTGATTTTGTCTGCCGTCACCAGCGCCGCCTTTAGGGCACTTATCTCGCCCCAGTATTCGAACCCATCCTGCTGCATCCCCGACGCGGGCAGCCGCAAAGTCTTCAATTTCCGTGCCGGGGCAAGGCCTTGAAAGGCGACGTTGTGGATCGTGATGATCGTCGAGGCTTTGGCACCGGGCTGCCGTTCGCGCAGATAAAGCGGACCGAACCCCGCCTGCCAATCGTGGCAGTGGAGAATGTCCGGGTTCCAGCCCTTCACCGCGCCGCCCGCGATGCTTGCGGCGATCCATGACAGAGCCGCGAAGCGTTCGGGATTGTCGGGCCAGTCCTTGCCATCCGGGCCAAGATAGGGCGCGCCTTCCCGGTCGAAGAGATGTGGTGCATCCAACACCAGGAGATCGAGCCCTGCGGACTTTGCGGCGATGACCCGCGCGGATCCGCCGAAGAGGTCATCGTCCTTCATGACGGTCCGGCCCTTGCCGATTGCCGCCTTCACTGCCGGATAACCGGGCAGCAGCGTGCGCGTTCTTACCCCGCGCGCCTCAAGCGCCTTGGGCAGCGCACCCGCCACATCGGCAAGGCCCCCTGTCTTGACGAGCGGCGCGCATTCCGACGTGACCGACAGGACCTCGATCATTGGGCAGCGGCCCGCCGGTCCAACATCTGCTGGGTGATGAGCGTTACGCCACCCTCGGTGACGCGGAACCACTTGGCGTCCTCCTCGGGGTCCTCGCCCACAACCAGGCCGCGCGGGATGTGGACGCCGCGGTCGATGACCACGTTCCTGAGCCGAGCGGACCGCTCGACCACCACATAAGGCAGAACGACCGCGCGAACGAGCGAGGCATAGGAATTGGTGTGGACCTGCGTGAAGAGCAGCGACTCCCTCACCTCTGTCCCTGAGATGATGCAGCCGCCTGAGACGAGCGACGAGATTGCGCTACCACGCCTTTCGGCCTCGTCGTGGATGAACTTTGCAGGGGGCACGGACTCCGAATAGGTCCAGATCGGCCAGCCGTGATCCCAGAGATCCAGATCGGGTGTGAAGCTCGTCAGGTCGATATTGGCCTTCCAGTAGGCATCTACCGTTCCGACGTCGCGCCAGTAGGCCGGCGCGTCGGACCCGTTGCGCACGCAGCTGTCGACGAAGCGGTGTGCCATCGCCTTGCCGTTCTTGACGATATCGGGAATCAGGTCGCCGCCGAAGTCGTGGCTCGAATTGGGATCGGCCGCGTCCTTATTGAGCAGGTCGCGCAGGAAGCCCCAGTTGAAGACATAGATGCCCATCGAAGCGAGCGACACGTCCGGATCGTCGGGTGTCCCCGGCGGATCGGCCGGCTTCTCAAGGAAACTTGTGATCCTGTCGTCTTTGTCGATCGCCATGACGCCGAACGCCGACGCTTCGGCGCGCGGCACGGTCAGGCAGCCCACGGTCACGTCCGCTCCGCTCTCGACGTGCTGCCGCAGCATCACCTCATAGTCCATCTTGTAGATGTGATCGCCTGCCAGGATAATCACGTGATCGACGTTGTAGCTGTCGACGATATCGACGTTCTGAAAGACGGCGTCCGCCGTTCCGAGGTACCACTGGTTCTCGTCCACCCTTTGAGAGGCCGGCAGGATATCCAGATACTCGTTCCTCTCGGCCCGGAAGAAGTTCCAGCCGCGCTGACAATGTCGAATCAGGCTGTGCGCCTTGTACTGCGTCGCGATCGCCATCTTGCGGATGCCAGAATTCAGCGCGTTGGACAGCGCGAAATCGATGATCCGCGACTTGCCACCGAAATAGACGGCGGGCTTGGCGCGCTTGTCGGTCAACTCCTTCAGACGGCTGCCGCGTCCTCCCGCGAGCACGAATGCCATCGACCGGGCCACGAGTCGCTGAGATGGTCCCGCCATTGTCCGTCCCTCCCTTTCGTTGTCGCGGCCGTTCGATCGGCCGGGCACCTAGTCACGATTTGTTAAAAACAGCGTGGCCAGCGGTGGTATCATGATTTCGGCAGATGCCGGCTGGCCGTGATGCTCATGATCCTGCGCCGACACTTTTCCGAAGTTGCCTCTGTTTCCGCCGCCGTAGACGTCGGCGTCGGTGTTCAGCAGCTCATGCCATGATCCGCTCTTCGGCAGGCCGATACGATAGCTGGGCCGTTCGACCGGCGTGAAATTGCAGACCACGACCACGGGCGCGTCCGCCTCGCCGCCGCGGCGGACCCAGACGAAGACAGAATTGTCCGCGTCGGTTGCCTCGATCCACTGAAACCCGTCATGCTCGCAGTCTTTTGCGTGCAGGGCAGGGGTCGCGCGGTAGAGATTGTTCAGATCGCGGATCAGGCGCTGAAGACCGGAATGATTGGGATCGCCGAGCGCGCGCCAGTCGAGCTCGGTGTCATGGTTCCATTCCGCCGCCTGACCGAATTCCTGCCCCATGAAGAGTAGTTTCTTGCCCGGATGGCCCCACATGAAGCCGTAGTAGGCGCGCAGGTTCGCGAACTTCTCCCAGGAGTTGCCGGGCATCCGCGTGAACATCGAGCCCTTGCCGTGAACGACCTCGTCATGGCTGATCGGCAGGATGAAGTTCTCGGAGAAGGCGTAGTGGAGCCCGAAGGTCATCTGGTGATGATGGTGCCTGCGGTGGATCGGGTCCTTCTGGATGTAATCGAGGGTGTCGTTCATCCACCCCATGTTCCACTTGTAGCCGAAGCCAAGCCCGCCCATGTCGACGGGTCGCGACACCATCGGGAACGACGTCGATTCCTCGGCGACTGTCATGATCCCGGGCACCTCGCCATAGGTCAGCGTGTTCATCGAACGGAGCAAATCGATGGCTTCGAGATTCTCGCGCCCTCCGTGGACGTTCGGCACCCATTCGCCCTCGTCCCGCGAATAGTCGCGGTAAAGCATCGATGCCACGGCATCCACGCGCAGGCCGTCGATATGGTATTCCTCGAGCCAATAAAGCGCGTTCGAGATAAGGTAGTTCCTCACCTCTGAGCGGCCGTAATTGTAGATCAGCGTGTTCCAATCCTTGTGGAACCCCTCGCGCGGATCCGCATGCTCGTATAGCGCGGTGCCGTCGAACTGGCCGAGCCCGTGCGGATCGGCCGGAAAATGGCCCGGCACCCAGTCGAGGATGACGCCGATCCCAGCCTCGTGCGCGGCGTCGATCAGGTCGCGGAACTCGTGCGGCGGACCGTGTCGGATCGTCGGGGCGAACAGTCCCACCGGCTGATAGCCCCACGAACCGTCGAAAGGATATTCGCTGATCGGCATAAGCTCGATATGGGTGAAGCCCATGTCTGTGACGTACCCGACCAGTTCTTCGGCGGCCTCCTTATAGGATATCCGGCGCCCGCCCTCCTTTCGCCGCCACGATCCGAGATGGACTTCGTAGATAGAGATCGGCGCGGCGCGGTCGTTCCGGCCGCCGCGCTTCTCGATCCAGTTGCCGTCTTTCCAGCCATAGCCGGCGATGTCGCGGACGATGGAGGCATTATCCGGCGGATGCTGGGCGCCGAAGCCGACCGGATCGGCCTTCTGCGGCAGGACAGTCCCATAAGCGCCGATGATCTCATATTTGTAGACGGCGCCCTCAGTCACACCGGGGATGAAAATTTCCCAGACGCCTGTCGCGCCCCGGCGGCGCATGACATGCCGCCGCCCGTCCCAGAAGTTGAAATCGCCGACAACCGAGGCGCGGCGGGCATTCGGCGCCCAGACTGCGAATTGGGTGCCCCGCGCGCCCTCGTGCTCCATCACATGAGCGCCGAGCACTGTCCAAAGACGCCTGTGCGTACCCTCGCCAAGAAGATACTCGTCGATCTCGCCCAATACGGGTCCGAAGCGATAGGCGTCTTCGTATTCCCAAGTTCCTCCGTCGCCGCCCGCGCACTTCAGTCGATAGGGCTTGGCGCCGGGTACCTTGCCCGCGAACAGAGCGTGCGACCCTTCGATCCGTTGCAACGGGTAGGTCTTGGTGCCGACAGTGGCGGTCATGCTTGTGGCGGCTGGGTCGAGTGCCACCACCCATCTCGACGAATCGTGATCGCGAGGACCGAGAACCGAGAACGGATCGTCGTGCAGCCCCGCCTCGATGCGGGCGATCACCTCACGGGGAAGATTGTATTCCATCGTTTTAGATTCGCCATGGGCCATGAAAAGAACGTAACGTTGTGCCGTTTGTCTGAAAACCTGTGTTGTAGTCAGGGGTTGAGGGAGCCGGCGTTCCAGATTTCGCCCATGTAGCCGCGGATCGTCCGGTCCGAGGAAAACCAACCCGACCGCGCAGTGTTAAGCGCAGCCTTCCGCGTCCAGGCAGCACTGTCACGATAGGCTGCGTCAGCTTCGCGCTGGGCGCGCCAGTAATCGGCGAAGTCGGAGCACACCAAGAAATAGTCTGGCCCGGCGAGATTGTCGGTGATGTCGCGATACCGATCGCGCTCCTTCGGGGAGAACGCACCCTCGCGAATGGCCTTGAGCGCCAGTTCAAGTCGCGTGTCGGCCGCAATGGCTTTCGCCGCGTGGTTGGCGATGTCGCGCCGATTCACCACCTCATCCGCCGTCATTCCGAAGAGAAAGAAGTTCTCCTCCCCGACACGTTCGCGGATTTCCACGTTCGCGCCGTCCAGCGTTCCGATTGTCAGCGCGCCGTTCAGTGCGAATTTCATGTTGCCCGTGCCCGAGGCTTCCTTGCCGGCGGTCGAGATCTGCTCGGACAGATCTGCAGCGGGGATCAAGCGCTCCGCCAGCGAGACGTTGTAGTTTGGAAGAAACACCACCTTCAGATGGGGGCTCGTCACGGGATCGGCATTGACGACCCGCGCAACATCATTGATCAGCCGGATGATCTTCTTGGCGAAGACATAGCCGGGCGCCGCCTTGCCACCGAAGATCTTCACGCGCGGTGCCCAGCCTGCATCGGGGTTGGCGCGGATCTCCTGCCAAAGCGCGATCGCTTCAAGGATATTCAGATGTTGGCGCTTGTATTCGTGGATACGCTTGATCTGGACGTCGAACATCGCCTCGGGGTCGACAAGAAGATCGTGTCCCTGCGCCATCCAGTTCGACAGATCGACCTTGTTGGCACGCTTCGCCGCCGCGAAGCCCTCGACAAAGCCCGCATCACTTAGGCGCGGCTCGAGCCTCGCGAGCTGCTCCAGATCGTCCACCCAGTCTTCGCCGATCGCCTCGGTGACAAGCGCGCTGAGCCGCGGGTTGCAGGACAAAAGCCAGCGGCGCGGCGTGACGCCGTTCGTCTGGTTCACGATCCGATCGGGGTGAAGCTGGTGAAGGTCCTCGAAAACCGTAGCCTTCATCAGCTCAGTATGGAGCGCTGAAACCCCGTTCACCTTGTGCGCCATGACGAACGAGAGCTCGCCCATGTTCACCTGTCCGTTCGCCCGCGCCGCCGCCTTTCTGGTCGGGTTCTCCCGGGCATGTAGCGCATCGATCCGCTCGATCAGCGTCATGTGCCGTGGCAGAAGCCGCCCCATCAACCCTTCCGACCACTTTTCCAGTGCCTCCGGCAGAAGCGTGTGGTTCGTATAGGACAAGGTCCCGCGCGCAAGGGCGACCGCCTCATCGAACTCCAGTCCCCGCTCGTCGTGGAGCAGCCGGACGAGCTCTGGCCCCGCAATCGCGGGATGCGTATCGTTGAGCTGGATCGCGACTTTCGCGGGCAGCTTGCGAATGTCGTCATACTCGCTGTCGAAGCGGCGAAGGATGTCGCGCAGGCTGGCGGCGGTGAAGAAGAATTCCTGCTTCAGTCGCAACTCCTTGCCCGGCTCGGTCGTGTCGTCGGGATAGAGAACCCGGCTGATCGTGCGGGCCAAGGCCTCGGGTGCGGCGGCCGCGACATAATCGCCCAGGTTGAAACGCTCTAGGTCGAATGGATCGACCGCCCGGGCGCTCCACAGGCGAAGGGTGTTGGCCCAGCGGCCCTGCCAACCGACAATAGGCGTATCATACGCTTCGGCAAAAACTGCCTCTGTCGGTTCCCAGACGGCGCGCGCGCCGGCTTCGCGAACCTCCCCGCCGAAACCGATCTGGAACATGGCTTCGGGCCGTTCGAATTCCCATACGTGATGTTGCAGCAACCATGTCTCCGGTGCCTCGACCTGCCGTCCATCCTCGAAGCTCTGGCGGAACAGCCCGTGTTCATAGCGGATTCCGTAGCCGTAGGCCGGGCATCCGATGGTCGAGAGCGATTCCAGGAAGCACGCGGCCAGCCGACCCAACCCACCGTTGCCAAGCGCCGCATCGGGCTCGTCCAGAAGAACCGCCGCATAGTCGATCCCCAACTCGCGGAACGCCAATTCGGCCGCCTCGTCGAGTCTCAGGTTGGTAATGGCATCCTCAAGAAGCCGCCCGATCAGGAATTCCATCGAGAGGTAGTAGACCCGCTTGGCGCCTTCCTCGTAGGTCCGACGCGTGGAGGCGAACCAGCGGTCAACGATGCGCTCTCGCACCGCATGAGAAAGCGCTATTCGCCAATCGTAGAGCGTCGCATGCTCCGGGTCCTTTCCGACAACGTAGGCGAGTTGCCGCAGGATATCTTCTCGCAAGCCTATGTGGGGCATCTGAGCTCTAAGCATGATGTTCCGATTGTTAGCGGTAACATATATTCCACACACCTTATCGGGAAACTGCCCGCAGAATGCAAGTAGCAGATCGGTATGGTTGCGCCGAGCCAGAAACGTGTCGGCGCTGTAACGGTCTGGGAAATACGGATTGCAGGAGTCGCCGCAACGCACACCGATGTCATCGATCAACCGAAATCTCGTGCGGCCTGACCAGTCGTTGTTCTGAACCTTCGCTGTCCGGAGTATCTGCAAGTCCGGCAATACCTTTCCTAATTTTTGAGGTTGCGAAAACTGAAAACCGGCGCAGACTTTCCGCGACTGCGTCGAAGACGGGAAATCCGCGCGCGCAGGTTCGAGATCAACAGGGAGTACTGGGATGTCCGCACGCTTACTTGTAACCGCGAGTGCCGCCGCGTTAATCGCCGCACAGCCTGTCCTGGCCGAGATGCTGACCGAGATCGGCGAGGGCGAAGGGCAGCTCGATATCGTCGCCTGGCCCGGCTACATCGAACGCGGCGAAACCGATGCGGCCTTCGACTGGGTGACCAAGTTCGAGGAAGCCTCGGGCTGCACGGTCAACGTCAAGACAGCGAACACCTCCGACGAGATGGTCGCACTCATGAACGAAGGCGGCTTCGACCTCGTCACCGCATCGGGCGACGCCTCGCTACGCCTCATCGCTGGCAAGCGGGTTCAGCCTATCAATGTCGACCTTATCCCGTCCTGGTCCACCGTCGACGACCGGCTGAAGGACGCGCCGTGGCACACCGTGGAGGGCGAGCATTTCGGCACACCCTACATGTGGGGACCGAATGTCCTCATGTACAACTCTGAAGTATTCGGAGACACTGCGCCAAACTCCTGGAACGTCGTCTTCGAGGAAATGTCGCTTCCCGACGGCAACTCGAACAAAGGCCGGGTACAGGCCTATGACGGCCCGATCCACGTCGCCGACGCGGCGAACTACCTGATGTTTCACAAACCCGAGCTCGGCATCGCCTCGCCCTATGAGCTGAACCAGGAGCAGTACGACGCGGCGTTGAATTTGCTGCGCGGTCAGCGCGAATTGGTCAATCGCTACTGGCACGACGCCTTCATCCAGATGGACGACTTCAAGAACGAGGGCGTCGTTGCATCGGGCTCCTGGCCGTTCCAGGTGAATATCCTGCAAAGCGAGGGGCAGCCCATTGCCTCGGTAGTGCCGGAGGAAGGCGCGACGGGCTGGGCCGATACGACGATGATGCATGTCGATGCCGCGCATCCGAACTGCGCATATATGTGGATGGAGCACTCGCTTGCGTCGAACCTGCAATCCGACCTTTCGGTCTGGTTCGGGGCGAACCCGTCGGTGCCGGCGGCCTGCACTGACGGGCGGGGCATGCAGACGGCGGAGGGCTGCACGAAGAACGGTCTCGACGACTTCGAGAAGATCAAGTTCTGGACGACGCCCGTGTCCGACTGCGCCAGCCAAGGCGAATGCGTGCCCTATTACCGCTGGGTCTCGGACTACATCGGCGTGATAGGCGGCCGTTGATTTCCCGCCCAACCTGATGAAACTTTCCCGGCGGCAGCGCCGCCGGGGCAAAGTATCGGTATGTCCATGCCTAATGCCGTCGAATTCGATCATGTCTCGCGCCATTTCGGTGAGGTGCGGGCGGTCGACAACGTGACGATAGCGATCGAGGAAGGCGACTTCTTCGCCCTACTGGGGCCATCCGGCTCCGGCAAGACCACCTGCCTGCGGCTGATCTCGGGCTTTGAACGTCCAACGTCGGGGCATGTGCGGATCTTCGGGGAGAATTCGGAGAACCTGCCGCCCAATCGCCGCCCGGTGAACACCGTCTTTCAGGACTACGCGCTTTTTCCCCATCTCAAGGTTCGGGACAACGTCGCCTACGGGCTGATGGTTCGCGGACTCGACAAGCGCACGCGCCACGACCGGGCGGAGGAGATGCTGTCACTGGTCAAGCTGGGCGGCTACGGCGACCGCAAGCCGGCGCAGCTCTCGGGCGGGCAGCGGCAGCGGGTCGCGCTTGCGCGCGCACTCGTGAACCGTCCCCGCGTCCTGCTGCTCGACGAACCGCTCGGCGCGTTGGACCTCAAACTTCGCGAGGCGATGCAGGACGAACTCAAGGCGCTGCAGAAACAACTCGGCATCACTTTCGTCTTCGTGACCCATGATCAGGGCGAGGCGCTGTCGATGGCCGATCACGTCGCGGTCTTTGACGAAGGCCGGATTGTGCAGGCGGGCAGCCCTGAAGAGATCTACCAGCGGCCACGCACGCGGTTCGTCGCCGATTTCGTGGGGTCGGCGAACGTGCTCCCGCCAACTCTCAGCGCAAGAGTAGGGGGCGAGGCGGCGTGGCATAGCCTCCGACCCGAAGCGATGGAAGTGACCGAGCCCGACTCGGGCCGGCTTGCCGGCACAGTCGTCTCAACACGGTATATCGGGCCGGTGAAGCGGGTCACGGTGGATGTGGGCGGTGAACGCCTGACGGTCGCCGTGCCCGCGGGACGCCTAACCCCTGCCGAGGGCGCCTCGGTCGGGCTAGGCTGGGCCGCGGCGGCCTTGCACCGGATGGAGGAGGAGTGATGGAGGCGGCGCGCCCCGGCATTGCGCCTCGCCTCTCGGACCTCTTCTGGCGTCGACCACGGCTCTTGCTTGTTGCCCTCTTGTTGCCGCCGCTCCTGTGGCTCGGCCTGATCTATGTCGGCTCGCTCCTCGCGCTCCTGGTCCAGAGCTTTTTCTCGATCGACGAGTTCACCGGGCTGATCAGCTACGAATTTACGCTCAAGACCTATGCCGAACTGCTCAGGCCGTCGAACTTCGATATCATTCTGCGCACGACACTGATGGCGGCAGCCGTCACTGTCACCGCCGCGATCGTTGCCTTTCCCATCGCCTACTACGCCGCCCGCCACGCGCGAGGGACGATGAAGGCCCTGTTCTATCTTGGCGTCATGCTGCCGCTCTGGTCGAGCTATCTGGTGAAGGTCTATGCGTGGAAGCTGATCCTCGCCAAGGAGGGCATTCTCAACTGGGCGGTCGATGGGGTCGGGGCGAGCGCGGTGCTGAACGCGGTGTTGTCGTTGCCGGTGATCGGCGGTGGCTCGCTCTCGGTCAGCTATATCGGCACGTTCATCGTCTTCCTCTACGTCTGGCTGCCCTACATGATCCTGCCGGTGCAAGCGTCGCTAGAACGGGTGCCGCGAAACCTATTGGAAGCGTCCGGCGATCTCGGCGCGACGTCTGGCCAGACGCTCCGCCATGTCACCTTGCCGCTCGCCCTGCCGGGAATCATCGCCGGATCGATCTTCACCTTCTCGCTGACGCTTGGCGATTACATCATCCCCCAGATCATCGGGTCGTCCCGGCTCTTCATCGGGCAAGCGGTTTACGCGCATCAGGGCACGGCCGGGAACATCCCGCTTGCCGCGGCATTCGCCGTGGTGCCGATCGTGATTATGGGATTCTACCTTTGGGCTGCGAAACGCAGGGGCGCGTTCGATGCACTCTGATCGCGCCTCTCTCGGACTGAAGATCGCGGCCTTCGCCGGCCTCGCCTTCCTGCACTTGCCGATCCTCCTGATATTCGTTTACGCCTTCACGACTGAGGACCGTTCCTACCAGTGGCCGCCCCCGGGGCTCACCGCGAAATGGTTCGGCGTCACCTGGAACCGGCCCGATGTCTGGGCTGCACTTGGTCTCTCGCTGAGGGTCGCGGCGGTCTCTACGCTCGTCGCGCTCGTTCTCGGCACGCTCTGCGCCGCCGCCGTCAGCCGCGCAAAATTCTTCGGGCGCGAGGCGATTTCGCTTCTGGTGATCCTGCCCATCGCGCTGCCGGGCATCATCACGGGGATCGCGCTGCGGTCAGCCTTCAATCTCGGTGAGATCCCGTTCTCGACGCTGACGATCGTGCTTGGCCACGCGACCTTCTGCATCGTCGTCGTCTACAACAACGCGGTCGCCCGTTTCCGGCGGCTTGCGGGATCGCTCGTCGAGGCGTCGGCTGACCTTGGCGCCAATAGTTTCCAGACCTTCCGGCACGTGATCCTGCCCAATATCTCGACAGCACTTCTGGCCGGCGGAATGCTCGCCTTCGCGCTGTCGTTCGACGAGGTAATCGTGACGACCTTCACCGCCGGACAGCAGCAGACCCTGCCGATCTGGATGCTGGAGGAACTGGTCCGCCCCCGCCAGCGACCGGTGACGAATGTCGTCGCCATGGTCGTCGTCCTGGTAACCTTCCTGCCGATCCTTGGCGCCTACTACCTGACCCGCGGCGGCAGCGAGACCGTCGGGGGCGGCAAATGACTCTGCCAATGTGACGAGGGCGACATTGATGCCGAGTTCCGCAGGTCAACCGGCTGCATCAGGGGTGGGCAGGAAAAGGGCTCGGCGAACCGCTCAAGCCTCGGGGCGAATGTCAGCTACGCCTGCGGCTTCATCAGGTGAGCGCGGATGGACACGGTCAGCTCGGCGAAGGAAAACGGCTTTCCGACGAGCGGCGCTCCATTGTCCACGAAACCGAGCTGATCTCGCGTGTATCCTGAAACCACGACATAGGGCACACCCTTGGTCCTCAGCCGATCCACGATGGGTTTGGCGGTTTCGCCGCCCAGATTGGCGTCAAGCACGACGCCGTCGCATGGCACCGCATCCATCATGGCTAGCGCATCTCTCAGCGTGTGCGCCATTCCGACGACCGCTCCCTCCGCCTCAACCACTGCCTGCTCGATGTCGAGCGCAATCAAGGGCTCATCTTCCACGACGATGATGCGACAAGTCATGGCCAACGGCTCCAAATCAGCTACGGCAATTCTGCTTCGGCACTCATCACGACCTGTGCGAGCGGCGCTGTCAAAGTCCACGACGCACCAGTCGGACCGTATACGAGCTCGACTTCTCCACCAACGGAAATCGCTGCCATCCTTTCAATGACGGTTCGGCCGAAGCCAGTCTTCTCTGGCGGCGTGACCTCGGGACCGTCATGCTCGCGCCAGCTGATGTGAAAGATCTTGTCCCCCTGGCTGGCGCCCCACCCGATCGCGACGGTACCGTCGGGAACTG harbors:
- the glgA gene encoding glycogen synthase GlgA, with the translated sequence MIEVLSVTSECAPLVKTGGLADVAGALPKALEARGVRTRTLLPGYPAVKAAIGKGRTVMKDDDLFGGSARVIAAKSAGLDLLVLDAPHLFDREGAPYLGPDGKDWPDNPERFAALSWIAASIAGGAVKGWNPDILHCHDWQAGFGPLYLRERQPGAKASTIITIHNVAFQGLAPARKLKTLRLPASGMQQDGFEYWGEISALKAALVTADKITTVSPTYAGELMTAEFGMGLDGVLRLRRDDLLGILNGVDTESWAPPYKSPAGKVRFKRKLRKTMGLGEAKGPLCVVVSRLTEQKGLDLLIDALPRLLDEGGQLALLGSGDRTLERAFEQAARKFPGVAVRIGYDETLARLLIEGGDAILVPSRFEPCGLTQLYGLRYGTIPVVAYTGGLADTVIPASPAGLRAGVATGIQFHPVTADAMSRALDRLCALYRQPDMWLTIQKNAMRHPVGWHHSAGEYAALYESLISSR
- the glgC gene encoding glucose-1-phosphate adenylyltransferase, whose amino-acid sequence is MAGPSQRLVARSMAFVLAGGRGSRLKELTDKRAKPAVYFGGKSRIIDFALSNALNSGIRKMAIATQYKAHSLIRHCQRGWNFFRAERNEYLDILPASQRVDENQWYLGTADAVFQNVDIVDSYNVDHVIILAGDHIYKMDYEVMLRQHVESGADVTVGCLTVPRAEASAFGVMAIDKDDRITSFLEKPADPPGTPDDPDVSLASMGIYVFNWGFLRDLLNKDAADPNSSHDFGGDLIPDIVKNGKAMAHRFVDSCVRNGSDAPAYWRDVGTVDAYWKANIDLTSFTPDLDLWDHGWPIWTYSESVPPAKFIHDEAERRGSAISSLVSGGCIISGTEVRESLLFTQVHTNSYASLVRAVVLPYVVVERSARLRNVVIDRGVHIPRGLVVGEDPEEDAKWFRVTEGGVTLITQQMLDRRAAAQ
- the glgB gene encoding 1,4-alpha-glucan branching protein GlgB; this translates as MEYNLPREVIARIEAGLHDDPFSVLGPRDHDSSRWVVALDPAATSMTATVGTKTYPLQRIEGSHALFAGKVPGAKPYRLKCAGGDGGTWEYEDAYRFGPVLGEIDEYLLGEGTHRRLWTVLGAHVMEHEGARGTQFAVWAPNARRASVVGDFNFWDGRRHVMRRRGATGVWEIFIPGVTEGAVYKYEIIGAYGTVLPQKADPVGFGAQHPPDNASIVRDIAGYGWKDGNWIEKRGGRNDRAAPISIYEVHLGSWRRKEGGRRISYKEAAEELVGYVTDMGFTHIELMPISEYPFDGSWGYQPVGLFAPTIRHGPPHEFRDLIDAAHEAGIGVILDWVPGHFPADPHGLGQFDGTALYEHADPREGFHKDWNTLIYNYGRSEVRNYLISNALYWLEEYHIDGLRVDAVASMLYRDYSRDEGEWVPNVHGGRENLEAIDLLRSMNTLTYGEVPGIMTVAEESTSFPMVSRPVDMGGLGFGYKWNMGWMNDTLDYIQKDPIHRRHHHHQMTFGLHYAFSENFILPISHDEVVHGKGSMFTRMPGNSWEKFANLRAYYGFMWGHPGKKLLFMGQEFGQAAEWNHDTELDWRALGDPNHSGLQRLIRDLNNLYRATPALHAKDCEHDGFQWIEATDADNSVFVWVRRGGEADAPVVVVCNFTPVERPSYRIGLPKSGSWHELLNTDADVYGGGNRGNFGKVSAQDHEHHGQPASAEIMIPPLATLFLTNRD
- a CDS encoding glycogen/starch/alpha-glucan phosphorylase produces the protein MPHIGLREDILRQLAYVVGKDPEHATLYDWRIALSHAVRERIVDRWFASTRRTYEEGAKRVYYLSMEFLIGRLLEDAITNLRLDEAAELAFRELGIDYAAVLLDEPDAALGNGGLGRLAACFLESLSTIGCPAYGYGIRYEHGLFRQSFEDGRQVEAPETWLLQHHVWEFERPEAMFQIGFGGEVREAGARAVWEPTEAVFAEAYDTPIVGWQGRWANTLRLWSARAVDPFDLERFNLGDYVAAAAPEALARTISRVLYPDDTTEPGKELRLKQEFFFTAASLRDILRRFDSEYDDIRKLPAKVAIQLNDTHPAIAGPELVRLLHDERGLEFDEAVALARGTLSYTNHTLLPEALEKWSEGLMGRLLPRHMTLIERIDALHARENPTRKAAARANGQVNMGELSFVMAHKVNGVSALHTELMKATVFEDLHQLHPDRIVNQTNGVTPRRWLLSCNPRLSALVTEAIGEDWVDDLEQLARLEPRLSDAGFVEGFAAAKRANKVDLSNWMAQGHDLLVDPEAMFDVQIKRIHEYKRQHLNILEAIALWQEIRANPDAGWAPRVKIFGGKAAPGYVFAKKIIRLINDVARVVNADPVTSPHLKVVFLPNYNVSLAERLIPAADLSEQISTAGKEASGTGNMKFALNGALTIGTLDGANVEIRERVGEENFFLFGMTADEVVNRRDIANHAAKAIAADTRLELALKAIREGAFSPKERDRYRDITDNLAGPDYFLVCSDFADYWRAQREADAAYRDSAAWTRKAALNTARSGWFSSDRTIRGYMGEIWNAGSLNP
- a CDS encoding ABC transporter substrate-binding protein codes for the protein MSARLLVTASAAALIAAQPVLAEMLTEIGEGEGQLDIVAWPGYIERGETDAAFDWVTKFEEASGCTVNVKTANTSDEMVALMNEGGFDLVTASGDASLRLIAGKRVQPINVDLIPSWSTVDDRLKDAPWHTVEGEHFGTPYMWGPNVLMYNSEVFGDTAPNSWNVVFEEMSLPDGNSNKGRVQAYDGPIHVADAANYLMFHKPELGIASPYELNQEQYDAALNLLRGQRELVNRYWHDAFIQMDDFKNEGVVASGSWPFQVNILQSEGQPIASVVPEEGATGWADTTMMHVDAAHPNCAYMWMEHSLASNLQSDLSVWFGANPSVPAACTDGRGMQTAEGCTKNGLDDFEKIKFWTTPVSDCASQGECVPYYRWVSDYIGVIGGR
- a CDS encoding ABC transporter ATP-binding protein, with protein sequence MSMPNAVEFDHVSRHFGEVRAVDNVTIAIEEGDFFALLGPSGSGKTTCLRLISGFERPTSGHVRIFGENSENLPPNRRPVNTVFQDYALFPHLKVRDNVAYGLMVRGLDKRTRHDRAEEMLSLVKLGGYGDRKPAQLSGGQRQRVALARALVNRPRVLLLDEPLGALDLKLREAMQDELKALQKQLGITFVFVTHDQGEALSMADHVAVFDEGRIVQAGSPEEIYQRPRTRFVADFVGSANVLPPTLSARVGGEAAWHSLRPEAMEVTEPDSGRLAGTVVSTRYIGPVKRVTVDVGGERLTVAVPAGRLTPAEGASVGLGWAAAALHRMEEE